One stretch of Prunus persica cultivar Lovell chromosome G1, Prunus_persica_NCBIv2, whole genome shotgun sequence DNA includes these proteins:
- the LOC18788973 gene encoding tetraspanin-19 isoform X4 codes for MVGCARCCVHTSMRAVNLFVNLCGVGVIIYSLWLIKKWQVGVSELPSVSYIPKPWFIYTCLGVGMAVCLSTLCGHIVAHRSSSSVLFIYIISIFSLLCLEVSVIVAIFYKMNWEMQLAKFIDKNHIKFKDFLIFHVNMCRLIVILILVPQIKVIVLAAILWVIGAEPRAHCNDSEIPNFRYSFLAAPTQSVLDVSRHGFRNYEASPRESFLSYVNRFFRMQFHRRVSLS; via the exons ATGGTAGGCTGCGCTAGGTGTTGCGTGCACACTTCAATGAGAGCAGTGAACTTATTTGTCAATCTTTGTGGTGTTGGAGTGATTATCTACTCTCTTTGGCTCATCAAGAAATGGCAGGTTGGAGTTTCTGAGCTGCCTTCTGTTTCATATATACCTAAGCCATG gtttatatatacatgtttaGGTGTGGGAATGGCTGTCTGCTTAAGCACACTTTGCGGTCATATCGTTGCTCACCGTAGCAGCAGTTCTGTTCTCTTCATA TACATTATCTCCATCTTCTCCCTTCTCTGCCTTGAAGTTTCCGTGATTGTCGCAATTTTCTATAAGATGAATTGGGAAATG CAACTTGCAAAGTTCATTGATAAGAACCACATCAAGTTCAAGGACTTCTTGATATTTCATGTCAACATGTGCCGCCTGATTGTAATTCTCATTTTGGTGCCACAG ATCAAAGTTATTGTTCTAGCAGCTATTCTCTGGGTTATTGGGGCTGAGCCAAGAGCACATTGCAACGATTCCGAAATACCCAACTTCAGATATTCTTTTCTGGCAGCACCTACCCAATCTGTACTTGATGTATCAAGACACGGTTTCAGAAATTATGAAGCTTCCCCAAGAGAGAGCTTTTTGTCATATGTTAACAGATTTTTCAGAATGCAATTTCATAGAAGAGTCAGTCTTAGTTAG
- the LOC18788973 gene encoding tetraspanin-19 isoform X1, whose product MVGCARCCVHTSMRAVNLFVNLCGVGVIIYSLWLIKKWQVGVSELPSVSYIPKPWFIYTCLGVGMAVCLSTLCGHIVAHRSSSSVLFIVSFLFQYIISIFSLLCLEVSVIVAIFYKMNWEMQLAKFIDKNHIKFKDFLIFHVNMCRLIVILILVPQWPFLQIKVIVLAAILWVIGAEPRAHCNDSEIPNFRYSFLAAPTQSVLDVSRHGFRNYEASPRESFLSYVNRFFRMQFHRRVSLS is encoded by the exons ATGGTAGGCTGCGCTAGGTGTTGCGTGCACACTTCAATGAGAGCAGTGAACTTATTTGTCAATCTTTGTGGTGTTGGAGTGATTATCTACTCTCTTTGGCTCATCAAGAAATGGCAGGTTGGAGTTTCTGAGCTGCCTTCTGTTTCATATATACCTAAGCCATG gtttatatatacatgtttaGGTGTGGGAATGGCTGTCTGCTTAAGCACACTTTGCGGTCATATCGTTGCTCACCGTAGCAGCAGTTCTGTTCTCTTCATAGTATCCTTTCTG TTTCAGTACATTATCTCCATCTTCTCCCTTCTCTGCCTTGAAGTTTCCGTGATTGTCGCAATTTTCTATAAGATGAATTGGGAAATG CAACTTGCAAAGTTCATTGATAAGAACCACATCAAGTTCAAGGACTTCTTGATATTTCATGTCAACATGTGCCGCCTGATTGTAATTCTCATTTTGGTGCCACAG TGGCCATTTCTGCAGATCAAAGTTATTGTTCTAGCAGCTATTCTCTGGGTTATTGGGGCTGAGCCAAGAGCACATTGCAACGATTCCGAAATACCCAACTTCAGATATTCTTTTCTGGCAGCACCTACCCAATCTGTACTTGATGTATCAAGACACGGTTTCAGAAATTATGAAGCTTCCCCAAGAGAGAGCTTTTTGTCATATGTTAACAGATTTTTCAGAATGCAATTTCATAGAAGAGTCAGTCTTAGTTAG
- the LOC18788973 gene encoding tetraspanin-19 isoform X3: MVGCARCCVHTSMRAVNLFVNLCGVGVIIYSLWLIKKWQVGVSELPSVSYIPKPWFIYTCLGVGMAVCLSTLCGHIVAHRSSSSVLFIYIISIFSLLCLEVSVIVAIFYKMNWEMQLAKFIDKNHIKFKDFLIFHVNMCRLIVILILVPQWPFLQIKVIVLAAILWVIGAEPRAHCNDSEIPNFRYSFLAAPTQSVLDVSRHGFRNYEASPRESFLSYVNRFFRMQFHRRVSLS, from the exons ATGGTAGGCTGCGCTAGGTGTTGCGTGCACACTTCAATGAGAGCAGTGAACTTATTTGTCAATCTTTGTGGTGTTGGAGTGATTATCTACTCTCTTTGGCTCATCAAGAAATGGCAGGTTGGAGTTTCTGAGCTGCCTTCTGTTTCATATATACCTAAGCCATG gtttatatatacatgtttaGGTGTGGGAATGGCTGTCTGCTTAAGCACACTTTGCGGTCATATCGTTGCTCACCGTAGCAGCAGTTCTGTTCTCTTCATA TACATTATCTCCATCTTCTCCCTTCTCTGCCTTGAAGTTTCCGTGATTGTCGCAATTTTCTATAAGATGAATTGGGAAATG CAACTTGCAAAGTTCATTGATAAGAACCACATCAAGTTCAAGGACTTCTTGATATTTCATGTCAACATGTGCCGCCTGATTGTAATTCTCATTTTGGTGCCACAG TGGCCATTTCTGCAGATCAAAGTTATTGTTCTAGCAGCTATTCTCTGGGTTATTGGGGCTGAGCCAAGAGCACATTGCAACGATTCCGAAATACCCAACTTCAGATATTCTTTTCTGGCAGCACCTACCCAATCTGTACTTGATGTATCAAGACACGGTTTCAGAAATTATGAAGCTTCCCCAAGAGAGAGCTTTTTGTCATATGTTAACAGATTTTTCAGAATGCAATTTCATAGAAGAGTCAGTCTTAGTTAG
- the LOC18788973 gene encoding tetraspanin-19 isoform X2 has product MVGCARCCVHTSMRAVNLFVNLCGVGVIIYSLWLIKKWQVGVSELPSVSYIPKPWFIYTCLGVGMAVCLSTLCGHIVAHRSSSSVLFIVSFLFQYIISIFSLLCLEVSVIVAIFYKMNWEMQLAKFIDKNHIKFKDFLIFHVNMCRLIVILILVPQIKVIVLAAILWVIGAEPRAHCNDSEIPNFRYSFLAAPTQSVLDVSRHGFRNYEASPRESFLSYVNRFFRMQFHRRVSLS; this is encoded by the exons ATGGTAGGCTGCGCTAGGTGTTGCGTGCACACTTCAATGAGAGCAGTGAACTTATTTGTCAATCTTTGTGGTGTTGGAGTGATTATCTACTCTCTTTGGCTCATCAAGAAATGGCAGGTTGGAGTTTCTGAGCTGCCTTCTGTTTCATATATACCTAAGCCATG gtttatatatacatgtttaGGTGTGGGAATGGCTGTCTGCTTAAGCACACTTTGCGGTCATATCGTTGCTCACCGTAGCAGCAGTTCTGTTCTCTTCATAGTATCCTTTCTG TTTCAGTACATTATCTCCATCTTCTCCCTTCTCTGCCTTGAAGTTTCCGTGATTGTCGCAATTTTCTATAAGATGAATTGGGAAATG CAACTTGCAAAGTTCATTGATAAGAACCACATCAAGTTCAAGGACTTCTTGATATTTCATGTCAACATGTGCCGCCTGATTGTAATTCTCATTTTGGTGCCACAG ATCAAAGTTATTGTTCTAGCAGCTATTCTCTGGGTTATTGGGGCTGAGCCAAGAGCACATTGCAACGATTCCGAAATACCCAACTTCAGATATTCTTTTCTGGCAGCACCTACCCAATCTGTACTTGATGTATCAAGACACGGTTTCAGAAATTATGAAGCTTCCCCAAGAGAGAGCTTTTTGTCATATGTTAACAGATTTTTCAGAATGCAATTTCATAGAAGAGTCAGTCTTAGTTAG
- the LOC18788973 gene encoding uncharacterized protein LOC18788973 isoform X5 translates to MAGVGMAVCLSTLCGHIVAHRSSSSVLFIVSFLFQYIISIFSLLCLEVSVIVAIFYKMNWEMQLAKFIDKNHIKFKDFLIFHVNMCRLIVILILVPQWPFLQIKVIVLAAILWVIGAEPRAHCNDSEIPNFRYSFLAAPTQSVLDVSRHGFRNYEASPRESFLSYVNRFFRMQFHRRVSLS, encoded by the exons ATGGCAG GTGTGGGAATGGCTGTCTGCTTAAGCACACTTTGCGGTCATATCGTTGCTCACCGTAGCAGCAGTTCTGTTCTCTTCATAGTATCCTTTCTG TTTCAGTACATTATCTCCATCTTCTCCCTTCTCTGCCTTGAAGTTTCCGTGATTGTCGCAATTTTCTATAAGATGAATTGGGAAATG CAACTTGCAAAGTTCATTGATAAGAACCACATCAAGTTCAAGGACTTCTTGATATTTCATGTCAACATGTGCCGCCTGATTGTAATTCTCATTTTGGTGCCACAG TGGCCATTTCTGCAGATCAAAGTTATTGTTCTAGCAGCTATTCTCTGGGTTATTGGGGCTGAGCCAAGAGCACATTGCAACGATTCCGAAATACCCAACTTCAGATATTCTTTTCTGGCAGCACCTACCCAATCTGTACTTGATGTATCAAGACACGGTTTCAGAAATTATGAAGCTTCCCCAAGAGAGAGCTTTTTGTCATATGTTAACAGATTTTTCAGAATGCAATTTCATAGAAGAGTCAGTCTTAGTTAG
- the LOC18788973 gene encoding uncharacterized protein LOC18788973 isoform X6, with protein sequence MAGVGMAVCLSTLCGHIVAHRSSSSVLFIYIISIFSLLCLEVSVIVAIFYKMNWEMQLAKFIDKNHIKFKDFLIFHVNMCRLIVILILVPQWPFLQIKVIVLAAILWVIGAEPRAHCNDSEIPNFRYSFLAAPTQSVLDVSRHGFRNYEASPRESFLSYVNRFFRMQFHRRVSLS encoded by the exons ATGGCAG GTGTGGGAATGGCTGTCTGCTTAAGCACACTTTGCGGTCATATCGTTGCTCACCGTAGCAGCAGTTCTGTTCTCTTCATA TACATTATCTCCATCTTCTCCCTTCTCTGCCTTGAAGTTTCCGTGATTGTCGCAATTTTCTATAAGATGAATTGGGAAATG CAACTTGCAAAGTTCATTGATAAGAACCACATCAAGTTCAAGGACTTCTTGATATTTCATGTCAACATGTGCCGCCTGATTGTAATTCTCATTTTGGTGCCACAG TGGCCATTTCTGCAGATCAAAGTTATTGTTCTAGCAGCTATTCTCTGGGTTATTGGGGCTGAGCCAAGAGCACATTGCAACGATTCCGAAATACCCAACTTCAGATATTCTTTTCTGGCAGCACCTACCCAATCTGTACTTGATGTATCAAGACACGGTTTCAGAAATTATGAAGCTTCCCCAAGAGAGAGCTTTTTGTCATATGTTAACAGATTTTTCAGAATGCAATTTCATAGAAGAGTCAGTCTTAGTTAG
- the LOC18792440 gene encoding aspartate aminotransferase 3, chloroplastic isoform X2: MEMESRDGGSVFAHIPKVPEVPLYALQVAYGKDPSPLKLNLGFGVYRTEDGKPFILNVVRRVERLLVNDMSNFKEYLPITGIAEFNRWSARLILGADSPAIKENRVTTVQCLSGTGSLRIGAEFLAKYYPQHHTVYMSQPTYGNHPNLFSVAGLAIKTYRYYDPGTCGLDFQGMLEDLQSAPSGAIVLLQACAHNPTGVDPTIPQWEQIRQLMRSKGLLPFFDSAYQVCKTADVASHVESQLKLVIRPMYSNPPIHGAAIAAAILKDRDLYNEWSIEVKVMNDRLISMRQHLFDALCDKGTPGDWSHITKHVGMFTFSGLNPAQVAFMTKEYHIYMPSDGRINMAGLGPKTVPLLVDAIHAAVTTLCLN, from the exons ATGGAGATGGAGTCCCGAGATGGTGGTTCTGTATTTGCCCACATTCCTAAGGTTCCTGAAGTACCACTTTATGCG TTGCAGGTTGCTTATGGCAAAGACCCGAGTCCCCTGAAGCTGAATTTGGGCTTTGGTGTTTATAGAACAGAG GATGGGAAGCCTTTTATTTTGAATGTAGTTAGAAGAGTGGAGCGCTTACTAGTTAATGACAT GTCCAATTTTAAGGAGTATCTTCCTATTACCGGAATCGCAGAATTCAACAGATGGAGTGCTAGACTCATTTTGGGTGCTGACAG CCCTGCTATTAAGGAGAATAGAGTCACCACTGTCCAATGCTTGTCTGGTACTGGCTCATTGAGGATCGGAGCTGAGTTTTTAGCGAAATATTACCCCCAA CACCATACAGTGTACATGTCCCAGCCAACATATGGAAACCACCCAAATTTGTTCTCTGTGGCAGGGCTAGCAATAAAAACTTATCGTTACTATGACCCAGGAACATGTGGACTGGACTTTCAAG GCATGTTGGAAGATCTCCAATCAGCCCCATCCGGAGCTATCGTGCTTCTCCAAGCGTGTGCTCATAACCCTACTGGTGTTGATCCAACTATTCCACAGTGGGAGCAGATAAGACAATTGATGAGATCAAAAGGGTTGTTACCTTTCTTTGATTCTGCTTATCAG gTTTGCAAGACAGCAGACGTGGCTAGCCATGTTGAAAGCCAGCTGAAACTTGTGATCAGGCCCATGTATTCTAACCCACCCATTCATGGGGCAGCCATCGCGGCTGCCATCCTAAAGGACAG GGATTTGTACAACGAATGGAGTATAGAAGTGAAGGTAATGAATGACCGCCTTATTAGCATGCGCCAACACCTATTCGATGCACTGTGTGATAAAG GTACTCCTGGTGACTGGAGTCACATAACCAAACATGTGGGGATGTTTACTTTCTCTGGATTGAACCCTGCACAAGTTGCATTCATGACAAAAGAGTACCATATCTACATGCCATCTGATGG GAGGATTAACATGGCGGGTCTTGGTCCTAAGACAGTTCCTCTTCTTGTAGATGCAATACATGCAGCTGTTACCACCCTTTGTCTAAATTAG
- the LOC18792440 gene encoding aspartate aminotransferase, cytoplasmic isoform X1 yields the protein MEMESRDGGSVFAHIPKVPEVPLYALQVAYGKDPSPLKLNLGFGVYRTEDGKPFILNVVRRVERLLVNDMSNFKEYLPITGIAEFNRWSARLILGADSPAIKENRVTTVQCLSGTGSLRIGAEFLAKYYPQHHTVYMSQPTYGNHPNLFSVAGLAIKTYRYYDPGTCGLDFQGMLEDLQSAPSGAIVLLQACAHNPTGVDPTIPQWEQIRQLMRSKGLLPFFDSAYQGFVSGNLDDDAQSIRLFVADGGECLIAQSYSKIMGLYGERVGALSIVCKTADVASHVESQLKLVIRPMYSNPPIHGAAIAAAILKDRDLYNEWSIEVKVMNDRLISMRQHLFDALCDKGTPGDWSHITKHVGMFTFSGLNPAQVAFMTKEYHIYMPSDGRINMAGLGPKTVPLLVDAIHAAVTTLCLN from the exons ATGGAGATGGAGTCCCGAGATGGTGGTTCTGTATTTGCCCACATTCCTAAGGTTCCTGAAGTACCACTTTATGCG TTGCAGGTTGCTTATGGCAAAGACCCGAGTCCCCTGAAGCTGAATTTGGGCTTTGGTGTTTATAGAACAGAG GATGGGAAGCCTTTTATTTTGAATGTAGTTAGAAGAGTGGAGCGCTTACTAGTTAATGACAT GTCCAATTTTAAGGAGTATCTTCCTATTACCGGAATCGCAGAATTCAACAGATGGAGTGCTAGACTCATTTTGGGTGCTGACAG CCCTGCTATTAAGGAGAATAGAGTCACCACTGTCCAATGCTTGTCTGGTACTGGCTCATTGAGGATCGGAGCTGAGTTTTTAGCGAAATATTACCCCCAA CACCATACAGTGTACATGTCCCAGCCAACATATGGAAACCACCCAAATTTGTTCTCTGTGGCAGGGCTAGCAATAAAAACTTATCGTTACTATGACCCAGGAACATGTGGACTGGACTTTCAAG GCATGTTGGAAGATCTCCAATCAGCCCCATCCGGAGCTATCGTGCTTCTCCAAGCGTGTGCTCATAACCCTACTGGTGTTGATCCAACTATTCCACAGTGGGAGCAGATAAGACAATTGATGAGATCAAAAGGGTTGTTACCTTTCTTTGATTCTGCTTATCAG GGTTTTGTCAGTGGAAATCTGGATGACGATGCCCAATCTATTCGTCTGTTTGTTGCTGATGGCGGCGAATGCCTTATAGCCCAATCATATTCAAAGATTATGGGGCTTTATGGTGAACGTGTTGGTGCACTCAGCATT gTTTGCAAGACAGCAGACGTGGCTAGCCATGTTGAAAGCCAGCTGAAACTTGTGATCAGGCCCATGTATTCTAACCCACCCATTCATGGGGCAGCCATCGCGGCTGCCATCCTAAAGGACAG GGATTTGTACAACGAATGGAGTATAGAAGTGAAGGTAATGAATGACCGCCTTATTAGCATGCGCCAACACCTATTCGATGCACTGTGTGATAAAG GTACTCCTGGTGACTGGAGTCACATAACCAAACATGTGGGGATGTTTACTTTCTCTGGATTGAACCCTGCACAAGTTGCATTCATGACAAAAGAGTACCATATCTACATGCCATCTGATGG GAGGATTAACATGGCGGGTCTTGGTCCTAAGACAGTTCCTCTTCTTGTAGATGCAATACATGCAGCTGTTACCACCCTTTGTCTAAATTAG
- the LOC18789734 gene encoding aspartate aminotransferase, cytoplasmic — protein MRPQFTSPDAHSSSPALSSSSSSSSFSSSSDRRINALVRHLDSSAMDPNNNSSISASPTSAHANSVFAHVVRAPEDPILGVTVAYNKDPSPAKLNLGVGAYRTEEGKPLVLNVVRKAEQLLVNDRSRVKEYLPIVGLADFNKLSAKLILGADSPPIQENRITTVQCLSGTGSLRVGGEFLAKHYHERTIYIPQPTWGNHTKVFTLAGLSVKSYRYYDPATRGLDFQGLLEDLRSAPAGAIVLLHACAHNPTGVDPTLEQWEQIRQLVRSRGLLPFFDSAYQGFASGSLDADAESVRRFAADGGECLIAQSYAKNMGLYGERVGALSIVCKTADVASKVESQVKLVIRPMYSNPPIHGASIVATILKDRDLFNEWTIELKAMADRIISMRHQLFESLRAKGTPGDWSHIIKQIGMFTFTGLNSEQVAFMTKEYHIYMTSDGRISMAGLSSRTVPHLTEAIHAAVTRVA, from the exons ATGCGCCCACAGTTCACATCACCCGACGCCCATAGTTCTTCACCtgccctttcttcttcttcttcttcttcttctttttcaagcAGCAGTGATCGGAGGATCAACGCTCTCGTGCGTCACCTTGATTCGTCTGCCATGGATCCTAACAACAACAGCTCAATCTCTGCTTCGCCAACTTCGGCACATGCCAATTCTGTCTTCGCTCACGTCGTTCGCGCCCCTGAGGATCCAATACTTGGG GTGACTGTTGCATACAACAAAGATCCGAGCCCAGCTAAGTTGAATTTGGGTGTTGGTGCTTATCGAACTGAG GAAGGAAAACCACTTGTTCTGAATGTAGTGAGGAAAGCAGAACAGCTGCTTGTTAATGACAG GTCTCGCGTTAAGGAATATTTGCCTATTGTTGGACTGGCAGATTTCAATAAACTGAGTGCTAAGCTGATTCTTGGTGCTGACAG CCCTCCTATTCAAGAGAACCGGATTACTACTGTCCAATGTCTGTCAGGAACTGGCTCATTGAGAGTTGGAGGTGAATTTTTGGCAAAGCATTATCATGAA CGCACAATATACATACCCCAGCCGACATGGGGAAACCACACAAAAGTTTTCACTCTGGCAGGGTTGTCTGTGAAAAGTTACCGATATTATGATCCAGCAACGCGTGGCCTCGACTTCCAAG GCCTCTTAGAAGACCTTCGTTCTGCCCCAGCTGGAGCAATTGTACTTCTCCATGCATGTGCTCATAACCCCACTGGTGTTGATCCAACCCTTGAGCAGTGGGAGCAGATCAGACAGCTTGTGAGATCAAGAGGATTATTACCATTCTTTGACAGTGCTTATCAG GGTTTTGCTAGTGGAAGTTTGGATGCAGATGCAGAGTCTGTTCGTAGGTTTGCTGCTGATGGTGGAGAGTGCCTCATAGCTCAAAGTTACGCGAAAAACATGGGGCTCTATGGAGAACGTGTTGGTGCCCTAAGCATT GTCTGCAAGACTGCTGATGTTGCAAGTAAGGTTGAGAGCCAAGTGAAGCTTGTGATCAGGCCCATGTATTCAAACCCTCCCATTCACGGTGCATCTATTGTAGCCACCATTCTCAAGGATAG GGACTTGTTCAACGAATGGACAATTGAGTTGAAGGCAATGGCTGACCGTATCATCAGCATGCGACATCAACTGTTTGAATCCTTGCGCGCCAAGG GCACACCTGGTGACTGGAGCCACATCATCAAGCAGATTGGAATGTTTACCTTCACAGGATTGAACTCCGAGCAAGTTGCTTTCATGACTAAAGAGTACCATATCTACATGACATCTGATGG GAGGATCAGCATGGCTGGTCTGAGTTCGAGGACCGTCCCCCATCTTACAGAGGCAATACATGCAGCTGTTACTCGCGTTGCCTAA